Proteins encoded together in one Variovorax paradoxus EPS window:
- a CDS encoding TRAP transporter large permease, whose translation MLKIIFLFFMAGGIPVAIAMAGASLVYILVSDSTLPPFVVIHRMVSGIDSFPLLAVPFFILAGNLMNNAGITTRIYNFALALVGWLKGGLGHVNVLGSVIFAGMSGTAIADAAGLGTIEIKAMKEHGYSTEFAVGVTAASATLGPIIPPSLPFVIYGMMANVSVGALFLAGLLPGALLAVLMMLTVAYYAHKNKWGADVKFSRTRLFKALMELAVVIGWPLLLWLLVVKLGTPPQLTVFAGLASLFVLDKIFSFEALLPIMTPVLLIGGMTTGLFTPTEGAIAACVWAMILGFAWYRTLSWKMFVKVCLDTVETTSTVLFIVAAASIFGWMLTATGVTTDIAAWVLGFTKEAWVFLLLANLLMLFVGCFLEPTAAITILVPILLPIATQLGVDPIHFGLVMVLNLMIGLLHPPMGMVLFVLARVAGLSFERTTMAILPWLVPLLLSLGLITYMPKLVLWLPKMFF comes from the coding sequence ATGCTGAAAATCATCTTCCTGTTCTTCATGGCCGGCGGCATTCCGGTGGCCATCGCCATGGCCGGCGCCTCGCTGGTCTACATCCTGGTGAGCGACAGCACGCTGCCGCCCTTCGTGGTGATCCACCGGATGGTGAGCGGCATCGACAGCTTTCCGCTGCTCGCAGTGCCCTTCTTCATCCTGGCCGGCAACCTGATGAACAACGCGGGCATCACCACCCGCATCTACAACTTCGCGCTCGCGCTGGTGGGCTGGCTCAAGGGCGGCCTCGGCCATGTGAACGTGCTGGGCTCGGTGATCTTCGCGGGCATGAGCGGCACCGCCATCGCCGATGCCGCGGGCCTTGGCACCATCGAGATCAAGGCGATGAAGGAGCACGGCTACTCGACCGAGTTCGCGGTGGGCGTGACGGCCGCGTCGGCGACGCTGGGGCCGATCATTCCGCCGAGCCTCCCCTTCGTGATCTACGGAATGATGGCCAACGTGTCGGTGGGCGCGCTGTTCCTCGCGGGCCTACTGCCCGGCGCGCTGCTGGCCGTTTTGATGATGCTCACGGTGGCCTACTACGCGCACAAGAACAAGTGGGGCGCGGACGTCAAGTTCTCGCGCACCCGGCTCTTCAAGGCGTTGATGGAACTGGCCGTGGTGATCGGCTGGCCGCTGCTGCTGTGGCTGCTGGTGGTCAAGCTGGGCACGCCGCCGCAGCTCACCGTGTTCGCGGGGCTGGCGTCGCTCTTCGTGCTCGACAAGATCTTCAGCTTCGAGGCGCTGCTGCCCATCATGACGCCGGTGCTGCTGATCGGCGGCATGACCACCGGCCTCTTCACGCCCACCGAGGGCGCGATCGCAGCCTGCGTGTGGGCCATGATCCTGGGCTTTGCCTGGTACCGCACGCTCTCGTGGAAGATGTTCGTCAAGGTGTGCCTGGACACCGTCGAGACCACGAGCACGGTGCTCTTCATCGTGGCGGCGGCATCGATCTTCGGCTGGATGCTGACGGCCACCGGCGTCACCACCGACATCGCCGCCTGGGTGCTGGGCTTCACCAAGGAGGCATGGGTCTTCCTGCTGCTGGCCAACCTGCTGATGCTCTTCGTCGGCTGCTTCCTGGAGCCGACCGCGGCCATCACCATCCTCGTGCCGATCCTGCTGCCCATTGCCACGCAGCTGGGCGTGGACCCGATTCACTTCGGTCTCGTGATGGTGCTCAACCTCATGATCGGCCTGTTGCACCCGCCCATGGGCATGGTGCTCTTCGTGCTGGCGCGCGTGG
- a CDS encoding TRAP transporter small permease: MSEPQKIIDDEGHFHAEDEVVDLSDTIAEGWISLAVFWVLGLTVFYQFVTRYVMNDSAAWTEEVARYLLIGVVFIGAAVGVAKNNQIQVDFFYRHMPRAMGRVLSMAVDVLRTAFFVAAVVMTVQMMMKIGNQTRMTLVDLPMNVVYALCVFGFAAMAWRSLQVLRIHWKRGYSVLEQPESTLSDR, translated from the coding sequence CTCAGAAAATCATCGACGACGAAGGCCACTTCCACGCGGAAGACGAGGTGGTCGACCTGTCGGACACCATCGCCGAAGGCTGGATCTCGCTGGCCGTCTTCTGGGTGCTGGGCCTCACGGTCTTCTACCAGTTCGTCACGCGCTACGTGATGAACGACTCGGCCGCCTGGACGGAGGAAGTGGCGCGCTACCTGCTCATCGGCGTCGTCTTCATCGGCGCGGCGGTGGGCGTGGCGAAGAACAACCAGATCCAGGTGGACTTCTTCTACCGCCACATGCCGCGCGCCATGGGCCGCGTGCTCTCGATGGCGGTGGACGTGCTGCGCACCGCCTTCTTCGTGGCGGCCGTGGTCATGACGGTGCAGATGATGATGAAGATCGGCAACCAGACGCGCATGACCCTCGTCGACCTGCCGATGAACGTCGTGTACGCACTGTGCGTGTTCGGCTTCGCAGCGATGGCGTGGCGCTCGCTGCAGGTGCTGCGCATCCACTGGAAGCGCGGCTACAGCGTGCTGGAGCAGCCGGAGTCGACGCTCTCCGACCGCTGA